A window of the Glaciimonas sp. CA11.2 genome harbors these coding sequences:
- a CDS encoding tripartite tricarboxylate transporter permease: MIGQSLMDLWQGFGVALQPHNLMWSFVGVLIGNLIGVLPGMGALSAISMLLPLTYSLHPIPAILMLAGIFYGSQYGGAIGAILLNLPCHPPHAVTCLDGYPLTKQGKGGTALGITMISSFFAASFGIVVMIFASPLLVSVAFKFGPTEIFSIMLLGLICGGTMSKGSPLKGVAMTLVGLMIGLVGTDVNTGTARFTMGLIELSDKVELVALALGLFGVTEFLRSVNRMEVVAKGVKMRLRDMRPSKAELKQSFFPMVRGTLIGTLFGAMPGTGPTITTFIAYAFERKISKTPERFGHGAIEGVASPEAASHSKTQVDFIPTMSLGIPGDAVMALILGALLIQGIQPGPQLITEHADLFWGLIASFWIGNVLLVILNVPLIGIWVKLLQVPYRYLYPAALFFIAVGVYSTNNSLFEIGEVLVFGLIGAIFVALDFSVAPILLGYVLGPMVEENFRRALLLSRGDMMVFVQRPISGAFLGVCAFLILIQVYFAIRATHRKKSAKLQSVLHPVIPVVEEG, from the coding sequence ATGATCGGACAGTCTTTAATGGATTTGTGGCAAGGCTTCGGCGTTGCGCTTCAGCCACACAATCTGATGTGGTCGTTTGTTGGTGTATTAATTGGTAATCTGATCGGTGTATTGCCTGGCATGGGTGCGCTTTCGGCGATCTCCATGCTGCTACCGTTGACTTATTCTTTACATCCGATTCCTGCAATATTAATGCTTGCCGGCATTTTTTACGGCTCGCAATATGGCGGCGCAATTGGTGCGATTTTACTTAACCTGCCTTGTCATCCTCCGCATGCTGTTACCTGTCTTGACGGTTATCCGCTAACCAAACAGGGCAAGGGAGGAACCGCGCTCGGCATTACCATGATTTCATCATTTTTTGCCGCATCATTTGGTATTGTTGTGATGATTTTTGCATCGCCTTTGTTGGTGAGTGTCGCCTTCAAGTTTGGCCCAACGGAAATATTTTCGATCATGTTGCTGGGTCTGATTTGCGGTGGCACCATGTCAAAAGGATCACCCTTAAAAGGGGTGGCGATGACGCTGGTCGGCTTGATGATCGGATTAGTCGGAACCGATGTGAACACTGGAACCGCCCGCTTTACTATGGGCTTGATCGAACTTTCCGACAAAGTTGAGTTGGTTGCTTTGGCACTGGGTTTATTTGGTGTGACTGAATTTTTGCGCAGCGTGAACCGCATGGAGGTTGTTGCTAAAGGCGTCAAAATGCGCTTGCGCGATATGCGGCCTAGCAAGGCTGAGCTGAAACAGTCATTCTTTCCGATGGTGCGAGGCACCTTGATTGGAACTTTATTCGGTGCAATGCCCGGAACCGGACCGACTATCACGACATTTATTGCGTATGCATTTGAGCGCAAAATATCCAAAACACCTGAACGTTTCGGTCATGGTGCAATTGAAGGTGTCGCCAGCCCGGAAGCTGCTTCACACTCAAAAACCCAGGTTGATTTTATTCCGACGATGAGTCTCGGTATTCCAGGCGATGCCGTGATGGCGCTTATTTTGGGCGCATTACTGATTCAGGGAATCCAGCCTGGACCGCAACTGATCACTGAACATGCTGACCTTTTCTGGGGTCTTATCGCTAGCTTCTGGATCGGTAACGTATTACTCGTTATATTGAATGTGCCACTCATCGGTATTTGGGTAAAACTGCTTCAGGTGCCTTATCGCTATCTGTATCCAGCCGCCTTATTCTTTATCGCGGTAGGCGTCTACAGTACCAACAATAGTCTGTTTGAAATTGGTGAGGTGCTGGTATTCGGTCTGATCGGGGCTATCTTCGTTGCTCTGGATTTTTCAGTCGCGCCGATCTTGCTCGGCTATGTGCTTGGACCCATGGTAGAGGAAAACTTCCGTCGTGCCTTGTTGCTTTCTCGTGGTGACATGATGGTGTTCGTGCAGCGGCCAATTAGTGGTGCGTTCTTGGGAGTGTGTGCTTTCCTGATCCTGATTCAGGTGTATTTTGCGATTCGTGCCACGCATCGAAAAAAATCGGCGAAATTGCAATCTGTATTGCATCCAG
- a CDS encoding tripartite tricarboxylate transporter TctB family protein: protein MTMRNLINKYNKDYYGGGLMMLLGLGAVVQGRTYNIGTLSKMGPGFFPVALGTMLMLVGAAIALTAKSGVSAEEEKHLRPEWRGWICIALSIVAFVVLGRYGGLLPATFAIVFISAMGDRKNSLKSACLLSLAMVAVCVVVFWWALKMQFPLFQWG from the coding sequence ATGACAATGCGCAATTTAATCAATAAATATAATAAAGATTATTACGGCGGCGGTTTGATGATGTTGTTGGGTTTGGGCGCTGTGGTACAGGGGCGCACATATAACATTGGCACGTTAAGCAAAATGGGACCAGGATTTTTTCCCGTGGCGCTGGGAACGATGCTGATGCTGGTAGGTGCAGCAATTGCGCTTACCGCTAAAAGTGGCGTTTCGGCAGAGGAAGAAAAACATTTGCGGCCCGAATGGCGTGGCTGGATCTGCATCGCTCTTTCCATCGTCGCTTTTGTGGTCCTGGGTCGCTATGGTGGATTGTTGCCAGCGACGTTTGCGATTGTTTTCATCTCCGCAATGGGAGATCGGAAAAATTCACTGAAGAGCGCATGCCTATTATCGTTAGCAATGGTGGCAGTGTGCGTAGTCGTGTTTTGGTGGGCGCTTAAAATGCAGTTTCCTTTGTTTCAGTGGGGTTGA